From Camelina sativa cultivar DH55 chromosome 7, Cs, whole genome shotgun sequence, one genomic window encodes:
- the LOC104703755 gene encoding equilibrative nucleotide transporter 7, which yields MSNPEDIPSRLEGKNVARFVCCILGIGSLVAWNAMLTITDYYYQIFPKYHPSRVLTIVYQLFANVFIITLAFKEAKLNTRFRNIFGYSLYTAGTFCLLILDLASRGSGSVVAYVVLCLIVAVFGLADAVVQGAMVGDLSYMCPEFIQAFMGGLGIAGVLTSGLRLITKAIFDKSHDGLRKGALLFIGIATLIQLACIFLYTLVFAKLPIVKYYRAKAGKEGAKTVSADLAAAGLQDQAEQVQQMDESKIQKLTKKQLLRENIDLEINLFLIYVVTLSIFPGFLYENTGEHRLGDWYAPVLVAMYNGWDAIARFIPSIKGLAVESRKWITVCVVARFLLVPAFYFTAKYADQGWMLFLTSFLGLTNGYLTVCIFSTAPKGYNGPEANALGNLMCVFLLGGIFAGVCLGWLWLIGNDSF from the exons ATGAGTAATCCAGAGGATATCCCTAGCAGGCTCGAG GGTAAGAATGTAGCACGATTTGTGTGTTGTATCCTTGGAATAGGGTCTCTTGTGGCATGGAATGCAATGCTGACCATCACTGATTACTATTATCAAATTTTTCCG AAATATCATCCTTCGAGGGTGCTAACAATAGTTTACCAATTGTTTGCGAATGTGTTTATAATAACACTTGCCTTTAAAGAAGCTAAGCTCAATACTCGCTTTCGTAACATTTTCGGGTACAGCCTTTATACCGCTGGCACCTTTTGTCTCCTCATT TTGGATCTTGCTTCGCGTGGCAGTGGAAGCGTAGTAGCAtatgttgtgttgtgtttgattgttgctGTTTTCGGGCTCGCTGATGCTGTTGTACAAGGTGCAATGGTTGGAGATTTGTCCTACATGTGCCCCGAGTTCATCCAGGCCTTCATGGGCGGTTTAGGCATAGCTGGAGTTCTAACATCCGGATTAAGGCTTATTACAAAAGCAATATTTGACAAGTCTCATGATGGTCTTCGAAAAGGGGCTT TGCTGTTCATAGGAATTGCGACATTGATCCAGTTAGCCTGTATTTTTCTATATACTTTAGTCTTTGCTAAGCTCCCTATCGTGAAATACTACCGTGCCAAGGCTGGTAAAGAAGGGGCCAAAACCGTTTCTGCGGATCTGGCCGCAGCTGGCCTCCAAGACCAAGCTGAACAG GTTCAACAAATGGACGAGTCCAAGATCCAAAAACTAACCAAGAAGCAGTTATTACGAGAAAACATAGATCTTGAAATCAATCTATTCTTGATCTACGTGGTGACACTATCGATTTTCCCGGGATTTCTATACGAGAACACAGGAGAACATCGATTGGGAGATTG GTATGCACCAGTTCTAGTAGCCATGTACAATGGATGGGATGCGATCGCGAGGTTCATTCCCTCGATCAAAGGGTTAGCAGTAGAGTCGAGGAAATGGATCACTGTCTGCGTTGTGGCACGTTTCTTGCTCGTCCCTGCCTTTTACTTTACCGCTAAATACGCTGATCAAGGATGGATGCTTTTCCTCACCTCTTTCTTGGGGTTGACTAACGGTTATCTAACCGTTTGTATCTTCAGCACTGCACCAAAGGGTTACAAT GGACCTGAAGCAAATGCATTAGGGAATTTGATGTGCGTGTTTCTATTGGGAGGGATCTTCGCTGGAGTTTGTTTGGGTTGGCTTTGGCTCATTGGCAACGATTcgttttag
- the LOC104703754 gene encoding equilibrative nucleotide transporter 3-like, which produces MDIEVENIPRKLEAKFEAMAVCCILGVGQLVAWNTILTISDYYYQVFPEYHPSRVLTLVYQPFVLGTICILVFMGKTNKNQKRITIGYTIFFIGTLLLIILDLVTKGAGDLSVYIVLCSIVACFGIANAHVEGAMVGELSFMCPEFIQSFIAGLGIAGAITSALRLLTKAVFDRSPNGLRKGALLFLAFSTLIEFICIVLYVHIFPKLSLVKYYYAKAESIHREAEEKQTSRLSNKELLYQNRNLAINLFLIYTLTLSIFPGFLYENTGEHKLGSWYPLVLVASYNGWDAFSRYIPLIEHLKLKSEKWITACVLMRFLFVPAFYFTAKNADQGWMISLTSFLGLTNGYLTVCVMAVTPKSNYNVLETNALGNLLVGFMLGGIFAGVCLGWLWLLGTSSSF; this is translated from the exons atggacaTTGAAGTTGAGAACATCCCACGGAAGCTTGAG GCTAAGTTTGAAGCAATGGCAGTATGTTGTATCCTAGGAGTTGGACAACTTGTGGCATGGAACACGATCCTCACCATTTCCGATTATTACTACCAAGTCTTCCCC GAGTATCATCCTTCGAGAGTTCTTACTTTGGTTTACCAGCCATTTGTCCTTGGAACTATATGCATCTTGGTTTTCATGGGGAAAAcgaacaaaaatcaaaagaggaTTACAATCGGCTATACTATTTTCTTTATCGGCACTCTTCTTTTGATTATT TTGGACTTGGTAACCAAAGGAGCAGGAGATTTGTCTGTGTACATAGTTTTATGTTCGATTGTTGCATGTTTTGGAATAGCTAATGCTCATGTTGAAGGTGCCATGGTCGGAGAGCTATCTTTCATGTGCCCCGAATTTATTCAG TCATTCATAGCGGGTCTTGGCATAGCAGGGGCTATAACATCTGCTTTGAGGCTTCTTACCAAAGCAGTATTCGATAGATCTCCCAACGGTCTTCGAAAAGGCGCTT TGTTATTTTTGGCATTTTCGACGTTGATCGAGTTCATTTGCATTGTTCTCTACGTACACATTTTTCCAAAGCTATCACTAGTAAAGTATTACTATGCGAAGGCTGAATCAATCCATCGAGAAGcggaagaaaaacaaaccagTCGGCTAAGCAACAAAGAGTTGCTCTATCAAAACAGGAACCTTGCAATCAATCTTTTCCTCATCTACACCTTAACATTGTCTATATTTCCTGGATTTTTGTATGAGAATACTGGAGAACATAAGCTCGGTTCATG GTACCCTCTTGTACTTGTTGCTTCGTATAATGGGTGGGATGCTTTCTCAAGATATATTCCTCTTATTGAACACCTAAAACTCAAATCGGAAAAATGGATCACTGCGTGCGTGCTTATGCGGTTCTTGTTTGTCCCGGCTTTTTACTTCACTGCAAAAAATGCGGATCAAGGTTGGATGATATCGTTAACATCTTTTTTGGGATTAACTAACGGCTATCTAACAGTGTGCGTTATGGCAGTTACACCTAAAAGCAACTACAAT GTTTTGGAGACGAATGCTTTGGGAAATTTGCTGGTAGGTTTTATGTTAGGAGGGATTTTTGCAGGTGTTTGCCTCGGTTGGCTTTGGCTACTAGGAACCAGTAGTTCCTTTTAG
- the LOC104703753 gene encoding nitric oxide synthase-interacting protein → MPQRHSKNNNDLAYFTYDEKKKLGYGTQRERLGKDSIKPFDACSLCLKPFIDPMCCHKGHVFCRECILECILAQKKDIQRRVAAHTSQKKQDKDEEEERLMLQKARELDDFDQQNHSAMPRNSEKNHNQDKSGFHGANSVKATSFEEEALRTMKAFWLPSATPAASVRVDAPETHTVCPEGKEKLKLKNLFAIRFTEDNSEEEENKTKSASSSSYDKAYICPSCKVTLTNTMSLVALSSCGHVFCKKCGEKFMPVDKVCLVCDKPCKDRNLVGLKKGGTGFAEHDDHLEAKEYKHLGSGSGLGLVRPVKT, encoded by the exons ATGCCTCAAAGACACTCGAAGAACAACAATGATCTTGCGTATTTCACTTAcgacgagaagaagaagttagggTATGGAactcagagagagagattggggaaAGACTCGATTAAGCCCTTCGATGCTTGTTCTCTCTGCTTGAAGCCTTTCATCGATCCGATGTGTTGTCACAAGGGTCATGTCTTCTGCAGAGAGTGCATACTCGAATGCATCCTGGCTCAGAAGAAAGATATCCAAAG GAGGGTTGCTGCACATACGTCCCAGAAGAAGCAAgacaaggatgaagaagaagagaggctAATGTTACAAAAGGCGAGAGAGCTCGACGATTTTGATCAGCAAAACCATAGTGCAATGCCTAGAAACAGTGAAAAGAACCACAACCAAGATAAGAGTGGTTTTCATGGGGCAAACAGTGTGAAGGCAACTTCCTTTGAAGAAGAAGCGCTTAGGACGATGAAAGCCTTCTGGCTCCCATCAGCTACACCAGCAGCTTCAGTCAGAGTAGATGCTCCAGAAACTCACACGGTCTGTCCAGAGGGCAAAGAGAAACTCAAGCTTAAGAACCTCTTTGCAATTCGTTTCACAGAAGACAACAGCGAAGAGGAAGAGAACAAGACGAAATCAGCATCCTCAAGCTCTTATGACAAAGCCTACATTTGCCCCAGCTGCAAAGTCACTCTCACCAACACAATGTCTCTTGTGGCACTCAGCTCATGCGGGCATGTTTTCTGCAAAAAGTGTGGCGAAAAGTTCATGCCTGTCGACAAAGTATGTCTTGTGTGTGACAAACCTTGCAAGGACAGGAACTTGGTTGGATTAAAGAAAGGAGGCACTGGTTTTGCTGAGCACGATGATCATCTTGAGGCTAAGGAGTACAAGCATTTGGGTAGTGGCTCTGGTTTGGGGCTTGTGAGGCCGGTTAAGACATGA
- the LOC104703752 gene encoding putative G-type lectin S-receptor-like serine/threonine-protein kinase At1g61610 isoform X1, which produces MAGFYRILTLVMNLLMLFQLCSKVSCSTSNSITRNQTIRDGDSLVSNDKSFEVGFFSPKNSTLRYVGIWYKNIEPQTVVWVANREKPLLDHNGALKIADDGNLVVVNGQNVTVWSTSAKLESNNTVAALLNTGDLVLSSDSDRNKWYWESFDNPTDTFLPSMKVRVDPSLGENRGFVPWESENDPSPGRYSMGIDPIRAPEIVIWEGEKRKWRSGPWNSAIFTGIPDMYRVTNYIRGFKLSPPDRDGIVYFTYVTINSSDFLRFRIRFDGVQEQFRWNKDAKNWTLLQKKPDTECENYNRCGNYSVCDDSKEFDSGKCSCIDGFEPVYWDQWNNMNFSGGCKRRVPLNCSQSLVGDKRDGFKVLKGMKLPDFGSVVPFNNSVTCKDVCVRDCSCNAYAVVVGIGCMIWTRDLTDIESFKLGGNYINIRLAGSELGDGKEKSKIWIIIVSVIGAFLLGLCIWILWKRFKAFLWKKKDLPVSDTRDNSVNFKSSPINVLVGDQVDTPDLPVFSFDSVASATGDFAEENKLGQGGFGTVYKGNFSEGREIAVKRLSGKSKQGLEEFKNEILLIAKLQHRNLVRLLGCCIEDDEKMLLYEYLPNKSLDRFLFDESKRGSLDWRKRWEIIGGIARGLLYLHRDSRLKIIHRDLKASNILLDTEMNPKISDFGMARIFNYRQDQANTIRVVGTYGYMAPEYAMEGIFSEKSDVYSFGVLILEIVSGRKNISFRGSEHGSLIGYAWYLWSQGKTKEMIDPTVEDSRDVAEAMRCIHVGMLCTQDSVIHRPNMGSVLLMLESRTGQLPRPRQPTFHSFLYSGEIDELNLDGQDVATVNDVTFTTIVGR; this is translated from the exons ATGGCAGGATTTTACAGAATCCTTACTTTGGTGATGAACCTTTTGATGTTGTTTCAACTATGTAGCAAAGTATCTTGCTCGACAAGCAACTCAATCACCAGAAACCAGACGATACGAGACGGAGACTCACTGGTCAGCAACGATAAAAGCTTCGAGGTTGGATTCTTTAGTCCCAAAAACTCAACCTTAAGGTATGTAGGAATATGGTACAAGAACATCGAGCCTCAAACAGTTGTCTGGGTCGCGAATCGAGAGAAGCCATTGTTGGATCACAACGGAGCTTTGAAGATCGCAGATGACGGGAACCTGGTGGTCGTGAATGGTCAAAACGTAACAGTTTGGTCCACAAGTGCTAAACTTGAGTCAAACAACACCGTTGCTGCTCTGTTGAACACAGGGGATTTGGTTCTGTCTTCAGATTCAGACAGAAACAAATGGTATTGGGAGAGTTTTGACAATCCAACAGATACTTTTTTGCCGAGTATGAAGGTTCGGGTGGATCCTTCACTGGGAGAAAACCGCGGTTTTGTCCCATGGGAATCCGAAAATGATCCTTCACCAGGAAGGTATTCAATGGGTATTGATCCTATTAGAGCACCAGAGATTGTGATTTGGGAAGGGGAAAAGAGGAAATGGCGTAGCGGACCGTGGAACTCGGCTATCTTTACCGGTATACCGGATATGTACCGAGTCACGAACTATATTCGAGGGTTTAAGCTCTCTCCTCCTGATCGAGATGGCATCGTGTATTTCACTTATGTTACCATAAACAGTTCTGATTTCTTGAGGTTTCGGATTAGGTTTGATGGCGTACAAGAGCAGTTTAGATGGAATAAGGATGCCAAGAACTGGACTTTGCTTCAAAAGAAACCGGACACGGAATGCGAGAACTATAACCGTTGCGGTAATTACAGTGTATGTGATGATAGCAAAGAGTTTGATTCCGGTAAATGCAGTTGCATTGATGGGTTTGAGCCGGTTTATTGGGATCAATGGAACAACATGAATTTTTCCGGTGGCTGCAAGAGAAGAGTTCCATTGAACTGTAGTCAGAGTTTGGTTGGGGACAAAAGAGATGGGTTTAAGGTACTTAAGGGAATGAAGTTGCCTGATTTTGGATCAGTTGTTCCATTTAACAACTCAGTAACTTGTAAAGATGTATGCGTGAGGGACTGCTCGTGTAATGCTTATGCGGTTGTAGTAGGGATCGGATGCATGATTTGGACCCGTGATTTGACAGATATAGAGAGTTTTAAGCTCGGTGGAAACTATATCAATATCCGGCTGGCAGGTTCTGAACTAG GAGATGGAAAGGAGAAATCGAAAATTTGGATAATTATTGTCAGTGTTATAGGTGCATTCTTGCTAGGATTATGCATTTGGATCTTATGGAAAAGGTTTAAAG CTTtcttgtggaagaagaaagatcttccAGTTTCTGATACCAGAGATAACTCGGTTAACTTCAAAAGCTCACCGATCAATGTTCTAGTAGGGGATCAAGTTGACACACCTGATTTGCCAGTTTTCAGTTTCGACAGCGTAGCCTCAGCAACAGGAGATTTCgctgaagaaaacaaacttgGACAGGGCGGATTCGGTACTGTATATAAG GGAAATTTCTCAGAAGGAAGAGAGATTGCAGTGAAGAGACTATCAGGGAAATCTAAGCAAGGACTAGAGGAATTCAAGAACGAGATCTTACTAATTGCGAAACTCCAGCATCGGAATCTTGTTAGATTACTAGGATGTTGCATTGAAGATGACGAGAAGATGCTTCTCTATGAATACTTGCCAAACAAGAGTTTAGATCGCTTCCtttttg ATGAGAGTAAACGAGGAAGTTTGGATTGGAGAAAACGATGGGAGATCATTGGAGGAATTGCTAGAGGATTGCTTTACTTGCATAGAGACTCAAGACTAAAGATCATTCACCGTGACCTAAAAGCTAGCAATATCTTGCTAGACACGGAAATGAATCCAAAGATTTCGGATTTCGGTATGGCTAGGATCTTCAACTACCGACAAGATCAAGCCAACACGATCCGAGTCGTCGGCACATA CGGTTATATGGCTCCGGAGTATGCGATGGAGGGGATCTTTTCAGAGAAATCTGATGTGTATAGCTTTGGAGTGTTGATATTGGAGATTGTGAgtggaagaaaaaacattagCTTTCGAGGATCTGAACATGGAAGTCTCATCGGTTAT GCGTGGTATTTGTGGAGCCAAGGAAAGACAAAAGAGATGATAGATCCAACGGTGGAGGATAGTCGAGACGTAGCGGAAGCGATGAGATGCATTCACGTGGGGATGCTGTGTACACAAGACTCGGTCATCCACAGACCAAACATGGGTTCGGTATTGTTGATGTTGGAGAGTCGAACAGGTCAACTTCCACGTCCAAGACAGCCTACCTTCCATTCGTTCTTGTACTCCGGTGAGATTGATGAATTAAACTTGGATGGTCAAGATGTTGCCACGGTCAACGATGTTACTTTCACCACAATTGTTGGTAGATGA
- the LOC104703752 gene encoding putative G-type lectin S-receptor-like serine/threonine-protein kinase At1g61610 isoform X2, protein MAGFYRILTLVMNLLMLFQLCSKVSCSTSNSITRNQTIRDGDSLVSNDKSFEVGFFSPKNSTLRYVGIWYKNIEPQTVVWVANREKPLLDHNGALKIADDGNLVVVNGQNVTVWSTSAKLESNNTVAALLNTGDLVLSSDSDRNKWYWESFDNPTDTFLPSMKVRVDPSLGENRGFVPWESENDPSPGRYSMGIDPIRAPEIVIWEGEKRKWRSGPWNSAIFTGIPDMYRVTNYIRGFKLSPPDRDGIVYFTYVTINSSDFLRFRIRFDGVQEQFRWNKDAKNWTLLQKKPDTECENYNRCGNYSVCDDSKEFDSGKCSCIDGFEPVYWDQWNNMNFSGGCKRRVPLNCSQSLVGDKRDGFKVLKGMKLPDFGSVVPFNNSVTCKDVCVRDCSCNAYAVVVGIGCMIWTRDLTDIESFKLGGNYINIRLAGDGKEKSKIWIIIVSVIGAFLLGLCIWILWKRFKAFLWKKKDLPVSDTRDNSVNFKSSPINVLVGDQVDTPDLPVFSFDSVASATGDFAEENKLGQGGFGTVYKGNFSEGREIAVKRLSGKSKQGLEEFKNEILLIAKLQHRNLVRLLGCCIEDDEKMLLYEYLPNKSLDRFLFDESKRGSLDWRKRWEIIGGIARGLLYLHRDSRLKIIHRDLKASNILLDTEMNPKISDFGMARIFNYRQDQANTIRVVGTYGYMAPEYAMEGIFSEKSDVYSFGVLILEIVSGRKNISFRGSEHGSLIGYAWYLWSQGKTKEMIDPTVEDSRDVAEAMRCIHVGMLCTQDSVIHRPNMGSVLLMLESRTGQLPRPRQPTFHSFLYSGEIDELNLDGQDVATVNDVTFTTIVGR, encoded by the exons ATGGCAGGATTTTACAGAATCCTTACTTTGGTGATGAACCTTTTGATGTTGTTTCAACTATGTAGCAAAGTATCTTGCTCGACAAGCAACTCAATCACCAGAAACCAGACGATACGAGACGGAGACTCACTGGTCAGCAACGATAAAAGCTTCGAGGTTGGATTCTTTAGTCCCAAAAACTCAACCTTAAGGTATGTAGGAATATGGTACAAGAACATCGAGCCTCAAACAGTTGTCTGGGTCGCGAATCGAGAGAAGCCATTGTTGGATCACAACGGAGCTTTGAAGATCGCAGATGACGGGAACCTGGTGGTCGTGAATGGTCAAAACGTAACAGTTTGGTCCACAAGTGCTAAACTTGAGTCAAACAACACCGTTGCTGCTCTGTTGAACACAGGGGATTTGGTTCTGTCTTCAGATTCAGACAGAAACAAATGGTATTGGGAGAGTTTTGACAATCCAACAGATACTTTTTTGCCGAGTATGAAGGTTCGGGTGGATCCTTCACTGGGAGAAAACCGCGGTTTTGTCCCATGGGAATCCGAAAATGATCCTTCACCAGGAAGGTATTCAATGGGTATTGATCCTATTAGAGCACCAGAGATTGTGATTTGGGAAGGGGAAAAGAGGAAATGGCGTAGCGGACCGTGGAACTCGGCTATCTTTACCGGTATACCGGATATGTACCGAGTCACGAACTATATTCGAGGGTTTAAGCTCTCTCCTCCTGATCGAGATGGCATCGTGTATTTCACTTATGTTACCATAAACAGTTCTGATTTCTTGAGGTTTCGGATTAGGTTTGATGGCGTACAAGAGCAGTTTAGATGGAATAAGGATGCCAAGAACTGGACTTTGCTTCAAAAGAAACCGGACACGGAATGCGAGAACTATAACCGTTGCGGTAATTACAGTGTATGTGATGATAGCAAAGAGTTTGATTCCGGTAAATGCAGTTGCATTGATGGGTTTGAGCCGGTTTATTGGGATCAATGGAACAACATGAATTTTTCCGGTGGCTGCAAGAGAAGAGTTCCATTGAACTGTAGTCAGAGTTTGGTTGGGGACAAAAGAGATGGGTTTAAGGTACTTAAGGGAATGAAGTTGCCTGATTTTGGATCAGTTGTTCCATTTAACAACTCAGTAACTTGTAAAGATGTATGCGTGAGGGACTGCTCGTGTAATGCTTATGCGGTTGTAGTAGGGATCGGATGCATGATTTGGACCCGTGATTTGACAGATATAGAGAGTTTTAAGCTCGGTGGAAACTATATCAATATCCGGCTGGCAG GAGATGGAAAGGAGAAATCGAAAATTTGGATAATTATTGTCAGTGTTATAGGTGCATTCTTGCTAGGATTATGCATTTGGATCTTATGGAAAAGGTTTAAAG CTTtcttgtggaagaagaaagatcttccAGTTTCTGATACCAGAGATAACTCGGTTAACTTCAAAAGCTCACCGATCAATGTTCTAGTAGGGGATCAAGTTGACACACCTGATTTGCCAGTTTTCAGTTTCGACAGCGTAGCCTCAGCAACAGGAGATTTCgctgaagaaaacaaacttgGACAGGGCGGATTCGGTACTGTATATAAG GGAAATTTCTCAGAAGGAAGAGAGATTGCAGTGAAGAGACTATCAGGGAAATCTAAGCAAGGACTAGAGGAATTCAAGAACGAGATCTTACTAATTGCGAAACTCCAGCATCGGAATCTTGTTAGATTACTAGGATGTTGCATTGAAGATGACGAGAAGATGCTTCTCTATGAATACTTGCCAAACAAGAGTTTAGATCGCTTCCtttttg ATGAGAGTAAACGAGGAAGTTTGGATTGGAGAAAACGATGGGAGATCATTGGAGGAATTGCTAGAGGATTGCTTTACTTGCATAGAGACTCAAGACTAAAGATCATTCACCGTGACCTAAAAGCTAGCAATATCTTGCTAGACACGGAAATGAATCCAAAGATTTCGGATTTCGGTATGGCTAGGATCTTCAACTACCGACAAGATCAAGCCAACACGATCCGAGTCGTCGGCACATA CGGTTATATGGCTCCGGAGTATGCGATGGAGGGGATCTTTTCAGAGAAATCTGATGTGTATAGCTTTGGAGTGTTGATATTGGAGATTGTGAgtggaagaaaaaacattagCTTTCGAGGATCTGAACATGGAAGTCTCATCGGTTAT GCGTGGTATTTGTGGAGCCAAGGAAAGACAAAAGAGATGATAGATCCAACGGTGGAGGATAGTCGAGACGTAGCGGAAGCGATGAGATGCATTCACGTGGGGATGCTGTGTACACAAGACTCGGTCATCCACAGACCAAACATGGGTTCGGTATTGTTGATGTTGGAGAGTCGAACAGGTCAACTTCCACGTCCAAGACAGCCTACCTTCCATTCGTTCTTGTACTCCGGTGAGATTGATGAATTAAACTTGGATGGTCAAGATGTTGCCACGGTCAACGATGTTACTTTCACCACAATTGTTGGTAGATGA
- the LOC104705164 gene encoding nitric oxide synthase-interacting protein-like — MPQRHSKNNNDLAYFTYDEKKKLGYGTQRERLGKDSIKPFDACSLCLKPFIDPMCCHKGHVFCRECILECILAQKKDRYPKIRVETVGADSSYLLGPVGTLKIAFLNIAVRVAAHTSQKKQDKDEEEERLLLQKARELDDFDQQNHSAMPRNSEKNHNQDKSGFHGANSVKATSFEEEALRTMKAFWLPSATPAASVRVDAPETHTVCPEGKEKLKLKNLFAIRFTEDNSEEEENKTKSASSSSYDKAYICPSCKVTLTNTIMSCV; from the exons ATGCCTCAAAGACACTCGAAGAACAACAATGATCTTGCGTATTTCACTTAcgacgagaagaagaagttagggTATGGAactcagagagagagattggggaaAGACTCGATTAAGCCTTTCGATGCTTGTTCTCTCTGCTTGAAGCCTTTCATCGATCCGATGTGTTGCCATAAGGGTCATGTCTTTTGTAGAGAGTGTATACTCGAATGCATCCTGGCTCAGAAGAAAGATAGATATCCAAAG ATTAGAGTAGAAACTGTTGGAGCCGACTCCTCTTACTTGTTAGGACCTGTTGGGACTTTGAAGATAGCGTTTTTGAATATTGCTGT GAGGGTTGCTGCACATACGTCTCAAAAGAAGCAAGAcaaggacgaagaagaagagaggctATTGTTACAAAAGGCAAGAGAGCTCGACGATTTTGATCAGCAAAACCATAGTGCAATGCCTAGAAACAGTGAAAAGAACCACAACCAAGACAAGAGTGGTTTTCATGGGGCAAACAGTGTGAAGGCAACTTCCTTTGAAGAAGAAGCGCTTAGGACGATGAAAGCCTTCTGGCTCCCATCAGCTACACCAGCAGCTTCAGTCAGAGTAGATGCTCCAGAAACTCACACGGTCTGTCCAGAGGGCAAAGAGAAACTCAAGCTTAAGAACCTCTTTGCAATTCGTTTCACAGAAGACAACAGCGAAGAGGAAGAGAATAAGACGAAATCAGCATCCTCAAGCTCTTATGACAAAGCCTACATTTGCCCCAGCTGCAAAGTCACTCTCACCAACACAAT TATGTCTTGTGTGTGA